A region from the Benincasa hispida cultivar B227 chromosome 10, ASM972705v1, whole genome shotgun sequence genome encodes:
- the LOC120088235 gene encoding protein PLASTID TRANSCRIPTIONALLY ACTIVE 16, chloroplastic, whose translation MAAIINSNSFILTTAPNARRSFKSHRRQFAVYAKSSGTFSSFRLGKSSNESPSSDDAPAEDSANSNPFRFAFGKVPDVKSLIPVVGEPSSGLSFGNARRKDSNTVFVAGATGQAGIRLAQTLLREGFSVRAGVPELGAAQELARLAAKYKVISNEESKRLNAVESSFQDAEAIAKAIGNASKVVVTIGAGENGPTSEVTTSDALQVIQAAQLAGVSHVAIVYDGNASSSSTYNVLDGLSSFFNNLFSRSQPLSVVELLQKIAETDVGYTFIKTNLVEDFAPERAYNVVVGAEGSVSSNDYKVAKSQIASLVAGVFSNTAVAENKVVEVYSSPSAPSSSVDQLFSAIPTDGRRQAYAEAQAKAKAEEEAIRTAEKAREEAEAAKKQEVEAAKAKRLSEKVAAQASPSSSSSLTEESQKQESDQIAFFNSFLNKAKDFSSEQSQKLKKLSEKEPRPAKEEAPEKADNGANLVNDFFNKAKGFGSAQPWEKLAFQLPKASEESNAQIATVRGQAKARALPPKKASVRQTQKTNSKPSFALKQKENSKPKAAAKEETKAEVRKVFGGLFKQETIYVDDD comes from the exons ATGGCGGCGATCATAAACTCCAATTCATTTATCTTAACCACCGCCCCAAACGCCCGGCGAAGCTTCAAGAGCCACCGGAGACAGTTCGCCGTCTACGCCAAAAGTTCTGGAACATTCTCTTCGTTTCGCTTGGGGAAATCGAGCAATGAATCGCCGTCGTCCGATGACGCTCCGGCTGAAGATTCCGCTAATTCGAATCCGTTTCGTTTCGCTTTTGGAAAGGTACCGGATGTGAAGTCTCTGATTCCAGTCGTTGGCGAGCCTTCGTCGGGTTTGTCGTTCGGGAACGCGAGGCGTAAGGATTCTAACACGGTGTTTGTCGCTGGTGCTACTGGTCAGGCTGGCATTCGGTTAGCGCAGACGCTGTTGCGAGAAGGTTTCAGTGTTCGTGCTGGTGTGCCGGAGCTTGGTGCTGCGCAAGAATTGGCTCGTCTTGCTGCCAAGTATAAG GTCATATCGAATGAAGAATCAAAGCGGCTAAACGCCGTTGAATCCTCCTTTCAAGACGCGGAAGCGATTGCCAAGGCGATCGGAAACGCCAGTAAAGTGGTTGTCACTATTGGCGCAGGAGAAAATGGTCCAACCTCCGAAGTTACCACATCGGACGCTTTGCAAGTAATTCAGGCAGCGCAGCTCGCCGGAGTAAGCCATGTAGCAATTGTCTACGACGGCAATGCATCAAGCTCCTCCACCTACAATGTACTTGACGGCCTTTCTTCATTCTTCAACAATCTTTTCTCCCGATCTCAGCCGTTGTCCGTGGTGGAGCTCTTGCAGAAAATAGCCGAAACTGACGTCGGTTATACTTTCATCAAGACGAATTTGGTCGAAGACTTTGCGCCTGAGCGGGCCTATAATGTTGTCGTCGGAGCTGAAGGAAGCGTTAGTTCAAACGACTACAAA GTGGCAAAGTCACAGATAGCATCGTTGGTGGCCGGCGTTTTCTCGAACACGGCGGTGGCCGAGAACAAG GTTGTGGAAGTGTATTCTAGTCCATCTGCACCCTCAAGCTCAGTAGATCAACTTTTCAG TGCCATTCCCACGGATGGTAGAAGACAAGCTTATGCAGAAGCACAAGCCAAGGCAAAAGCAGAGGAAGAAGCCATAAGAACAGCTGAAAAAGCTCGTGAAGAAGCAGAAGCCGCAAAGAAACAGGAAGTGGAAGCTGCTAAAGCCAAAAGACTCTCAGAAAAGGTAGCCGCCCAagcttctccttcttcttcttcttctcttacaGAAGAATCCCAAAAGCAAGAATCAGATCAAATCGCTTTCTTTAATTCCTTCTTGAACAAAGCCAAGGATTTCAGTTCAGAACAATCCCAAAAGCTCAAAAAGCTTTCAGAAAAGGAACCTCGACCAGCCAAAGAAGAGGCCCCAGAAAAGGCTGACAATGGAGCCAATTTAGTGAACGACTTTTTCAACAAAGCGAAGGGCTTTGGCTCGGCACAGCCATGGGAGAAACTAGCTTTTCAACTACCAAAAGCATCTGAGGAATCAAATGCTCAAATAGCCACAGTGAGAGGACAAGCCAAAGCTCGAGCATTGCCACCGAAGAAAGCATCGGTAAGACAAACACAAAAGACCAATTCAAAGCCTTCTTTTGCTCTGAAGCAGAAAGAAAACTCAAAGCCTAAAGCAGCAGCCAAAGAGGAGACAAAAGCAGAGGTAAGGAAAGTTTTTGGTGGTCTCTTTAAGCAAGAAAccatatatgttgatgatgatTAG
- the LOC120088236 gene encoding tropomyosin, muscle — MDAHHASLGRRTLEEIRQKRAAERLSKVSSGPDLSTASKSNEASGIRKSESGSRFSEIDVGSLVSQIQDLQKKNAELEEEKNVISSKLQSKEAENGMLQKQLNELETNTVPSLRKALKDVAMEKDAAVVAREDLLAQLRTLRKQLKEAEEEQYRAEEDAAALRAELNSIQQQAMNGSFAGTTPTANPFDQMHNLEKEISKLNSELQNMSILRQQDLQKLSEEQSRISSLISEKQELEEKLASTSRKASEISEKAVEKAFSAEDKNKLEKQLHDMAVVIERLENSRQKLLMEIDSQSSEIERLFEENSTLSNSYHEAVGIGAHWENQVKDCLKQNEALRRVLDELRTEQANSLPLSYRDGAVETQTPPLTAELLSLKGQLAKEQSRAESLSAEVLELSRRLQQATQAYNGLTRHYKPVLRNIESNLIKVKQDGSVVVR, encoded by the exons ATGGACGCTCACCACGCATCTTTAGGTCGACGAACG CTGGAAGAGATTCGGCAAAAGAGAGCGGCGGAGAGATTGAGCAAAGTTTCTTCCGGACCGGATCTGAGTACAGCCTCCAAATCAAATG AAGCTTCTGGTATTAGAAAATCAGAGAGCGGAAGTCGATTCTCAGAG ATCGATGTGGGTAGTTTAGTATCTCAGATACAGGATTTGCAGAAGAAGAATGCggaattagaagaagaaaagaatgtCATAAGCTCGAAG CTTCAGTCCAAGGAGGCTGAGAATGGCATGCTTCAAAAGCAATTGAATGAATTG GAAACGAACACTGTACCTTCTTTAAGGAAAGCTCTCAAAGATGTAGCCATGGAGAAAGACGCAGCAGTTGTTGCCCGG GAGGATCTGTTGGCTCAGCTCCGCACTTTAAGGAAACAATTGAAGGAAGCAGAGGAGGAACAATATCGA GCGGAGGAAGATGCTGCAGCCTTGAGAGCCGAATTAAACTCAATACAACAACAAGCAATGAATGGCTCTTTCGCCGGAACCACACCAACTGCTAATCCATTTGATCAGATGCACAATTTAGAAAAGGAAATATCTAAACTAAATTCTGAGTTGCAG AACATGTCAATCTTGAGGCAGCAGGATCTACAAAAATTATCAGAGGAGCAATCCCGTATTTCATCCCTCATTTCTGAAAAGCAGGAACTTGAAGAAAAGCTTGCAAGTACATCCAGAAAGGCCTCAG AAATCTCAGAGAAGGCAGTGGAGAAGGCATTTTCAGCT GAAGATAAGAACAAGCTTGAGAAGCAGTTGCATGACATGGCTGTTGTGATCGAGAGGTTGGAGAATAGTAGACAGAAGCTTCTGATGGAA ATTGATTCACAATCTTCTGAAATAGAGAGGCTTTTTGAGGAAAACTCTACTCTATCCAACTCTTACCATGAGGCTGTGGGCATAGGAGCACACTGGGAGAATCAG GTGAAAGATTGTCTAAAGCAAAATGAAGCACTTCGCAGAGTTCTAGACGAGTTGAGAACAGAACAAGCGAACAGTCTGCCATTGTCATATAGAGATGGGGCAGTTGAGACCCAGACTCCTCCATTAACAGCTGAACTTCTCTCCCTCAAG GGCCAACTTGCAAAAGAACAGAGCAGAGCAGAGTCACTATCAGCAGAAGTATTGGAGCTGTCAAGGCGACTCCAGCAGGCTACACAAGCATATAATGGGCTCACACGCCA CTATAAGCCGGTGCTGCGGAACATCGAAAGCAACCTTATTAAAGTGAAGCAAGATGGATCTGTTGTAGTACGCTGA